In Galactobacillus timonensis, the genomic window GGAAATGTTCAAGGTCCTCAAGAGTGAACTCGACAGCCGGCAGTGGAGCGATCAGCCCGTCGTTATTTCGCAGGCCGAAGGAATGCGGGTCTATCTTCCCGATGTCTATCAGCCCATTACGGCGCGTGATACCTACTATCCTTCCACACGGATCGATCAGGATCTCTATGAGATCTGCCGCCGCCATCACCCCTGGGACAGTGACAGCGGGCAGGAAGAAGTTGATTATTCCAAAACGCAATCACTGTTCAAAAAGTACGGGATCCAGTATGCGATTGTCCGCTATTGGGAAAATCCGGAGCTGGACGGGCAGCTGGCATCGTTTGCAGAAAACATCTATACAACCGAATGTCTGAAGCTGTATCGGATTCAATAGGTTTGGGAAGGCACAACGCCAATGGCGTTAAGTTAAGGGGTTGAAAAGCCCTGATATCTGTTGCGGTTGACATTCTGAGCCACACTGATGATTGAGATGATCAACGGTGTGGCTTTTCTTACGGATCGTGTGATCAAAACTGACACATTTTGCCATGACGAAAAGGACAGAGCGATTGCCTGTCATGAAAATCGGTGGATTTAGTTTTGCGGATGTTTTATACTCTGATCGTTAGGCAGATCTATACGTAAACAACTTTGCGGATTGAGAACGTATATTTCTAACAAACGATCTTCCTGGTCTGATTGGGATCAGGAACTTTTTTATTCTGAATATCAGCTTCTCCTCATCGATATGGCCTGCAAGGTACTGCCTGATATTTGTTACAGCAGAACTGAAATTGAATCTGTACTCATGCCTGGTATCTGACTTTTCTGACGGAACGGCTGCCACAATGAACTGACAAAGGTTATACAGAATTGTCCGTGCATAGATTTCCTGATAAAGAAACTGTCTGCTTCTGCCATGAAATCCTGTAAGACCGATGGTATATTTCAACTCGCGGAAACTTCCTTCAATGCCCCACCTTTGGTGATAAAGTTCCTTCATTACGTTGATCGGGAACTGCTCTCTTGGCAGGTTGGTAATAAGACACTCATGAGTATCCTCGGTGCTTTTGAAACGTACTGCGCGGAAATTCAGATGGTAAGATTCTTCTTCGATGGGAAGAAAACGGAAGACTTGATTGTTCATGATACGGACATATTTTTCCGGATGCTTTTTTACTTCATTGGTCTGCAGCCGTGTGAGGATCTTTTCAAGATCAAGGTCGAATTCCTTATCCTCCAGATTCATGGTGCTGAGAATACCGTTGCTTGAGATATCTTTGACGCGAATGATGTATTTTATCTGGTTCTCAGCGAGAAATGCCATCAGCTGATATTTCTCATAACCGCGATCGGCAATATAAATGAACTTCCCATATTTCTCCGCATTCTTTTCAAGCATTTCTTCTGCGGCATTGGGCTCATTTGATTTGGCTGCTGTATCAATCTCAATGTCGGCATAACAGCGGTTCAGAACATCGTATAACGCATTCAGATGAAGCTGATTAAAACCGCGTGCCATTCCACTTTGAATATGATAAGTTTCGCTGTCTTCTGGATTATATGGAATATTGATATCGGAGCCGTCGGAAGCGAGAAGTCGATATCC contains:
- a CDS encoding IS4 family transposase; translated protein: MVSYLYSLGAVHKHLNDAINYVSSSIGCYCKSPGFDFTRKRKLPPEELMKFLIQFQSKSLSSEIGDYFTDMVVPPSVSAVIQQRRKLDPRALYRVFTLFTDSINVNNRFQGYRLLASDGSDINIPYNPEDSETYHIQSGMARGFNQLHLNALYDVLNRCYADIEIDTAAKSNEPNAAEEMLEKNAEKYGKFIYIADRGYEKYQLMAFLAENQIKYIIRVKDISSNGILSTMNLEDKEFDLDLEKILTRLQTNEVKKHPEKYVRIMNNQVFRFLPIEEESYHLNFRAVRFKSTEDTHECLITNLPREQFPINVMKELYHQRWGIEGSFRELKYTIGLTGFHGRSRQFLYQEIYARTILYNLCQFIVAAVPSEKSDTRHEYRFNFSSAVTNIRQYLAGHIDEEKLIFRIKKFLIPIRPGRSFVRNIRSQSAKLFTYRSA